A single genomic interval of Camelina sativa cultivar DH55 chromosome 11, Cs, whole genome shotgun sequence harbors:
- the LOC104728335 gene encoding alkane hydroxylase MAH1-like, protein MSKVDDFGKALNDIGEGIMYRHVKPKFLWKLQRWVGFGQEKKVYEANATLNRTFKKFILDKREDIRSKENSSGEGWGSIDIPHEARCKHLGGIPLLLRSLGSFGVCLKTLMLSLTLAKRSTPIYQEGAGDPERSTYDSMEFLNKLVYLRGALYEAMRLHPPVPFERLSPVKPDVLPSGHRVDPSMKIVIFIYALGRMNAVWGEDALEFNPKRWVSETRGFIEVSSSKFFTFNAGPRACLGKEVAMTLMKTVVVEILQNYNIEVVQGQKIEPAPGPILRMKHGLRVKLNKRCSSSAI, encoded by the exons ATGTCAAAGGTTGATGATTTTGGTAAAGCTCTCAACGATATAGGAGAAGGGATTATGTATAGGCATGTTAAACCAAAGTTCTTGTGGAAGCTCCAAAGATGGGTTGGATTCGGACAAGAGAAGAAGGTGTATGAAGCTAACGCCACTTTAAATcgaacttttaaaaagtttatattagATAAGAGGGAAGATATAAGATCAAAAGAGAATTCTAGTGGAGAAGGGTGGGGATCTATTGACATCCCACATGAAGCTAGATGCAAGCAT CTGGGAGGGATACCACTGCTTCTGCGCTCACTTGGTTCTTTTGGCGTTTGTCTCAAAACCCTCATGTTGTCACTAACACTCGCCAAGAGATCTACACCCATCTACCAAGAAGGAGCTGGTGACCCCGAGAGGTCGACGTATGATTCGATGGAATTCCTGAACAAACTAGTGTATTTACGTGGTGCCTTGTATGAAGCAATGAGACTTCATCCTCCGGTTCCATTCGAGCGCTTGTCTCCCGTAAAACCAGATGTGCTTCCAAGTGGGCATAGAGTCGACCCAAGTATGAAGATTGTAATCTTTATTTACGCGTTGGGGAGGATGAACGCAGTATGGGGAGAAGATGCTTTGGAATTTAACCCCAAGAGATGGGTTTCGGAGACAAGAGGATTTATAGAAGTGTCTTCCTCCAAGTTCTTTACATTTAATGCAGGCCCAAGAGCTTGCCTCGGTAAGGAGGTAGCTATGACTCTAATGAAGACAGTTGTGGtggaaatattacaaaactataaTATTGAGGTTGTCCAAGGCCAAAAGATTGAACCAGCTCCTGGTCCTATCCTCCGCATGAAGCATGGTCTTCGAGTCAAACTTAATAAAAGATGCTCATCTTCTGCAATATAA